One genomic segment of Stenotrophomonas sp. 704A1 includes these proteins:
- a CDS encoding sensor histidine kinase, whose amino-acid sequence MTDLRTRQADALAEGLQREAGGKLTVFLGAAPGVGKTYAMLTRAQEQLRRGVDLVVGLVETHGRADTQALLEGLPQVPLKDVAYHGHTLLEMDLDAVLVRHPALVLVDELAHRNAPGSRHERRWQDVMELLDAGIDVWTTVNIQHLESLNDVVMRITGVRVSETVPDVVLDRLHDIVLVDLPPRELIARLQQGKVYVPEQAAQALQAFFSPANLTALRELAMQEAADRVDSSLREARAARGESNLPLRRGVLVAIDGGGQSEYLVRVARRIAERRDAPWTVVTVQGRRQDEATRREIDAAFALARRLGGDAELLHGSSIADALLDHAAHNGVSTLVLGRTRERPLARMFNRTLTQQLIQRGAHYEITIISTPQARARARREGLLPPMRGISHEPLQALLATALACAVAWLVERWVGMADLSMVFIVAVVLVAARTRASVAVMAAILCFLAYNFLFIAPRFTFAIGARQGVITVFLFLAAALVAGRLASRLRMQVVALRAANRHARARQQLGRQLASAAGNGEVAQAGRHALEQAMDVPAWLRIGADTAAGGRSLPGDTDLAAADWALRHGQPSGRFTDTLAGAQWWFLPLLDGDDRAIGVAGLYLPDAQARLLPEQRQLAEAMVDDIAQAALRTRLVAELEQAHVSNETERLRSALLSSVSHDLRSPLAAMIGSADSLASYGGAMDVADRRALLDTILVEGERLDRYIQNLLDMTRLGHEGLKINRDWIGVDELIGSAARRLQRYQPKVQLQLDIPATLAPIWVHPALVEQAVFNVMENAAKFSPPDAAVQVQARELDGQLRIDVIDAGPGIPDDERARIFDMFYSVERGDRGRHGTGLGLTICQGMIGAHGGSVQALPGRDGRGTLIRITLPLLKPTAHDEPDPD is encoded by the coding sequence ATGACTGACCTGCGGACCCGCCAGGCTGATGCGCTGGCGGAAGGACTGCAACGCGAGGCAGGCGGCAAGCTGACCGTGTTCCTCGGCGCGGCGCCCGGCGTGGGCAAGACCTACGCCATGCTCACCCGTGCCCAGGAACAGCTGCGGCGAGGCGTGGACCTGGTGGTGGGGCTGGTGGAAACCCACGGCCGTGCCGACACCCAGGCCCTGCTGGAGGGCCTGCCGCAGGTGCCGCTGAAGGACGTGGCCTACCACGGCCATACCCTGCTGGAGATGGACCTGGATGCCGTGCTGGTGCGGCACCCGGCGCTGGTGCTGGTGGATGAGCTGGCCCATCGCAACGCACCGGGCAGCCGCCACGAGCGGCGCTGGCAGGACGTGATGGAACTGCTCGATGCCGGCATCGACGTCTGGACCACGGTCAACATCCAGCACCTGGAAAGCCTCAACGACGTGGTGATGCGCATCACCGGCGTACGCGTGAGCGAAACCGTGCCCGACGTCGTGCTCGATCGCCTGCACGACATCGTGCTGGTCGACCTGCCGCCACGCGAGCTGATCGCGCGCCTGCAGCAGGGCAAGGTCTACGTGCCCGAACAGGCGGCGCAGGCGCTGCAGGCGTTCTTCTCGCCGGCCAACCTGACCGCGCTGCGCGAGCTGGCGATGCAGGAGGCGGCCGACCGCGTCGACAGCAGCCTGCGCGAAGCACGCGCCGCACGCGGCGAAAGCAACCTGCCACTGCGCCGCGGCGTGCTGGTGGCGATCGATGGCGGCGGCCAGAGCGAGTACCTGGTGCGGGTGGCGCGGCGCATCGCCGAACGCCGCGACGCGCCCTGGACGGTGGTGACCGTACAGGGGCGACGCCAGGACGAAGCGACCCGGCGCGAGATCGATGCTGCCTTCGCGCTGGCGCGGCGGCTCGGTGGCGATGCCGAGCTGCTGCATGGTTCAAGCATTGCCGATGCCCTGCTCGACCACGCCGCGCACAACGGCGTGTCGACCCTGGTGCTGGGCCGGACCCGCGAGCGCCCGCTGGCGCGCATGTTCAACCGTACCCTGACCCAGCAGCTGATCCAGCGCGGCGCGCACTACGAGATCACCATCATCAGCACGCCGCAGGCGCGTGCACGCGCGCGCCGCGAAGGCCTGCTGCCGCCGATGCGCGGCATCAGCCACGAACCTCTGCAGGCGCTGCTCGCCACCGCACTGGCCTGTGCGGTGGCGTGGCTGGTGGAACGCTGGGTCGGCATGGCCGACCTGTCGATGGTGTTCATCGTGGCGGTGGTGCTGGTCGCCGCGCGCACCCGTGCCAGCGTCGCGGTGATGGCGGCGATCCTGTGCTTCCTGGCCTACAACTTCCTGTTCATCGCACCGCGCTTCACCTTCGCCATCGGCGCGCGCCAGGGCGTGATCACCGTGTTCCTGTTCCTGGCCGCCGCACTGGTGGCCGGCCGCCTGGCCTCGCGCCTGCGCATGCAGGTGGTGGCCCTGCGTGCCGCCAACCGCCATGCACGCGCGCGCCAGCAGCTGGGCCGGCAGCTGGCCAGCGCTGCCGGCAACGGCGAGGTGGCGCAGGCGGGTCGGCACGCACTGGAACAGGCCATGGACGTGCCGGCGTGGCTGCGGATCGGCGCCGACACCGCCGCCGGAGGCCGCAGCCTGCCGGGCGATACCGATCTGGCCGCCGCCGACTGGGCGCTGCGCCACGGCCAGCCCAGCGGCCGCTTCACCGATACCCTGGCCGGCGCGCAATGGTGGTTCCTGCCGCTGCTGGACGGCGATGATCGGGCGATCGGCGTGGCCGGCCTGTACCTGCCCGATGCACAGGCCCGGCTGCTGCCGGAGCAGCGCCAGCTGGCCGAGGCGATGGTCGATGACATCGCCCAGGCCGCGCTGCGCACGCGGCTGGTGGCCGAGCTGGAACAGGCGCACGTGAGCAACGAGACCGAACGCCTGCGCTCGGCGCTGCTCTCTTCGGTATCGCATGACCTGCGCTCGCCGCTGGCGGCGATGATCGGTTCGGCCGACAGCCTGGCCAGCTATGGCGGGGCGATGGACGTGGCCGATCGCCGCGCGTTGCTGGACACCATCCTGGTCGAAGGCGAGCGCCTGGACCGCTACATCCAGAACCTGCTGGACATGACCCGGCTCGGCCATGAGGGCCTGAAGATCAACCGCGACTGGATCGGCGTGGACGAGCTGATCGGTTCGGCCGCACGCCGCCTGCAGCGCTACCAGCCGAAGGTGCAGCTGCAGCTGGACATCCCGGCCACGCTGGCACCGATCTGGGTGCACCCGGCACTGGTCGAGCAGGCGGTGTTCAACGTGATGGAGAACGCCGCCAAGTTCTCCCCGCCCGATGCTGCCGTGCAGGTGCAGGCGCGCGAACTGGACGGCCAGCTGCGCATCGACGTGATCGATGCCGGCCCGGGCATTCCCGATGACGAGCGCGCACGCATCTTCGACATGTTCTACAGCGTCGAGCGCGGCGATCGTGGCCGCCACGGCACCGGCCTGGGCCTGACCATCTGCCAGGGCATGATCGGCGCGCACGGCGGCAGCGTGCAGGCGCTGCCCGGACGCGACGGTCGCGGTACCCTGATCCGCATCACCCTGCCCCTGCTCAAGCCGACCGCCCACGATGAGCCCGATCCAGACTGA
- the kdpC gene encoding potassium-transporting ATPase subunit KdpC gives MNRPLSPSSSLPREQQATAAVSSLQDDARWRPAIGLGLATLLLAGAVYAGIATGFAGLSFPTQAEGSVLRDGSGQVRASAWLAQPFVGDGYFQARPSAAGYDPMAAAGSNLARSNPALAERVAAATAAVAAREGVSPAQVPADLVTQSGGGLDPQLTPAAAQLQVARVARARGLPVQRVQALVQAHTSGRQWGLFGQPRVNVVTLNFALDHAAAAP, from the coding sequence ATGAACCGTCCCCTGTCCCCCTCCTCCTCCCTGCCGCGCGAACAGCAGGCCACTGCCGCCGTGTCCAGCCTGCAGGACGACGCCCGCTGGCGCCCGGCGATCGGGCTGGGCCTGGCGACCCTGCTGCTGGCCGGTGCGGTCTATGCCGGCATCGCCACCGGCTTCGCCGGCCTGTCCTTCCCGACCCAGGCCGAGGGCAGCGTGCTGCGCGATGGCAGCGGCCAGGTGCGCGCCTCGGCGTGGCTGGCACAGCCGTTCGTCGGCGATGGCTACTTCCAGGCACGGCCGTCGGCGGCCGGCTACGACCCGATGGCCGCGGCCGGCTCCAACCTGGCGCGCAGCAACCCGGCACTGGCCGAGCGCGTGGCCGCCGCCACCGCGGCGGTGGCCGCGCGCGAAGGGGTCAGCCCGGCGCAGGTCCCCGCCGATCTGGTCACCCAGTCCGGCGGTGGACTGGATCCGCAGTTGACGCCTGCGGCAGCGCAGCTGCAGGTGGCGCGCGTGGCGCGTGCGCGTGGCCTGCCGGTGCAACGCGTGCAGGCGCTGGTCCAGGCCCACACATCGGGACGCCAGTGGGGCCTGTTCGGCCAGCCACGGGTGAATGTGGTGACGCTGAACTTCGCCCTGGACCACGCGGCTGCAGCGCCATGA
- the kdpB gene encoding potassium-transporting ATPase subunit KdpB produces MSSHATAHRSSSVVSRPALLDAAGLRRALFEAVRKLSPMHLVRSPVMAVVMAGTLVAALITLSGNAPLGFGLAVTAILLVTVLFGNFAEAVAEARGRGQAASLRRARQDLVARRLAAPQAGAVETQVPAAELRPGDHVIVSAGELVPADGEIVQGLATINEAAVTGESAPVLREAGTDRSGVIGGTKVLSDQIIVRVTAEPGHSFLDRMIALVEGANRQKTPNEIALTLLLAAMTLTFLVVVATLPAIGAAVGVAVDPLLLIALLVCLIPTTIGGLLPAIGIAGMNRALAANVLAKSGKAVEVAGDVDVLLLDKTGTITYGDRQASHFHALAGIDAEQLREASLLSSLADPTPEGKSIVRLAREQGCTTPEPDHAEYLAFSAQTRMSGVDLAHGRQIRKGAADAIRAHVQALGGNVPAELAGRVDQVARNGATPLVVAEGRHVLGVIELSDVVKHGMREKFAQLRAMGIRTVMITGDNPLTAAAIAAEAGVDDYIAEARPEDKLARIRAEQAGGRLVAMVGDGTNDAPALAQADIGLAMNSGTQAAKEAGNMVDLDSDPAKLLAVVEVGKQQLITRGALTTFSLANDVSKYFAILPALFAATVPAMAALNVMQLSSPRNAVLAALIFNALVIPALIPLALRGVRFRPATATALLRRNMLVYGLGGVLLPFAAIKAIDLLLVLVFGA; encoded by the coding sequence ATGAGTAGTCACGCAACCGCACATCGTTCCTCTTCCGTGGTTTCCCGCCCCGCCCTGCTGGATGCCGCCGGCCTGCGCCGTGCGCTGTTCGAGGCGGTGCGCAAGCTGTCACCGATGCACCTGGTGCGCAGCCCGGTGATGGCCGTGGTCATGGCCGGCACCCTGGTCGCCGCGCTCATCACCCTGAGCGGCAATGCACCGCTTGGCTTCGGCCTGGCGGTGACCGCGATCCTGCTGGTCACGGTGCTGTTCGGCAACTTCGCCGAGGCGGTGGCCGAAGCCCGCGGCCGCGGCCAGGCCGCCTCGCTGCGGCGTGCCCGCCAGGACCTGGTGGCACGCCGGTTGGCGGCGCCGCAGGCAGGCGCGGTGGAAACCCAAGTGCCGGCGGCCGAACTGCGCCCCGGCGACCATGTGATCGTCAGCGCCGGCGAGCTGGTGCCGGCCGATGGCGAGATCGTGCAGGGCCTGGCCACCATCAACGAAGCAGCGGTGACCGGCGAATCGGCGCCGGTGCTGCGCGAAGCCGGCACCGACCGCTCGGGGGTGATCGGTGGCACCAAGGTGCTGTCCGACCAGATCATCGTGCGGGTGACCGCCGAGCCGGGCCACAGTTTCCTGGACCGGATGATCGCGCTGGTGGAAGGCGCCAACCGCCAGAAGACCCCCAACGAGATCGCACTGACCCTGCTGCTGGCGGCGATGACGCTGACCTTCCTGGTGGTGGTGGCGACGCTGCCGGCGATCGGCGCGGCGGTGGGCGTGGCGGTCGATCCGCTGCTGCTGATCGCGCTGCTGGTGTGCCTGATTCCGACCACCATCGGCGGCCTGCTGCCGGCCATCGGCATCGCCGGCATGAACCGGGCGCTGGCGGCCAATGTGCTGGCCAAGTCGGGCAAAGCGGTGGAAGTGGCGGGCGACGTCGACGTACTCCTGCTCGACAAGACCGGCACCATCACCTACGGCGACCGCCAGGCCAGCCATTTCCACGCGCTGGCCGGGATCGATGCCGAGCAGCTGCGTGAAGCCTCGTTGCTGTCGTCGCTGGCCGACCCGACCCCGGAGGGCAAGTCGATCGTGCGCCTGGCCCGCGAGCAGGGCTGCACCACGCCCGAACCGGACCACGCCGAGTACCTGGCCTTCAGCGCGCAGACCCGCATGTCCGGTGTCGATCTGGCGCACGGTCGTCAGATCCGCAAGGGGGCGGCTGATGCCATCCGTGCCCACGTGCAGGCGCTTGGCGGCAACGTGCCGGCCGAGCTGGCCGGCCGCGTGGATCAGGTCGCCCGCAATGGCGCCACCCCGCTGGTGGTGGCCGAGGGTCGCCACGTGCTGGGTGTCATCGAGCTGTCCGACGTGGTCAAGCACGGCATGCGCGAGAAGTTCGCGCAGCTGCGTGCGATGGGCATCCGCACGGTGATGATCACCGGCGACAATCCACTGACCGCGGCGGCGATCGCGGCCGAGGCCGGCGTCGACGACTACATCGCCGAAGCGCGGCCGGAAGACAAGCTGGCACGTATCCGCGCCGAGCAGGCCGGTGGTCGGCTGGTGGCGATGGTAGGCGATGGCACCAACGATGCACCGGCGCTGGCCCAGGCCGACATCGGCCTGGCGATGAACTCCGGCACGCAGGCGGCCAAGGAGGCCGGCAACATGGTCGATCTGGATTCGGATCCGGCCAAGCTGCTGGCGGTGGTGGAAGTGGGCAAGCAGCAGCTGATCACCCGCGGCGCGCTGACCACCTTCTCGCTGGCCAACGACGTGTCCAAGTACTTCGCGATCCTGCCGGCGCTGTTTGCCGCCACGGTGCCGGCGATGGCCGCGCTGAACGTGATGCAGCTGTCGAGCCCGCGCAATGCGGTGCTGGCCGCGCTGATCTTCAACGCCCTGGTGATTCCCGCGCTGATTCCGCTGGCGCTGCGCGGCGTGCGCTTCCGTCCGGCCACCGCAACGGCGCTGCTGCGCCGGAACATGCTGGTGTACGGCCTCGGTGGCGTACTGCTGCCCTTTGCTGCGATCAAGGCGATCGACCTTCTTCTTGTCCTGGTATTCGGCGCATGA